A genomic region of uncultured Paludibaculum sp. contains the following coding sequences:
- a CDS encoding MBL fold metallo-hydrolase: MIHEILPVGQLQCNCSIFGDETSREAIVVDPGDGEDLDTIQDLLTRHGLTVKAIFITHAHIDHIGGAAKLKALTGAPVYMNKEDQELYDYLDAQAQWLNMPTPDRTGIDIPAREGDTLRLGSSDFHVLHTPGHTQGSLCLFIPAEKKLIAGDTLFRDSIGRTDLPGGNGRQILSSIHTKLLTLPEETQVICGHGEATTIGREKQRNPFLR; the protein is encoded by the coding sequence ATGATCCACGAGATTCTTCCCGTAGGCCAACTCCAGTGCAACTGCTCCATTTTCGGCGACGAGACCAGCCGTGAAGCTATTGTCGTCGATCCGGGCGACGGGGAGGATCTGGACACAATTCAGGACTTGCTCACGCGCCACGGACTCACCGTGAAGGCCATTTTCATCACGCATGCCCATATTGACCACATTGGGGGCGCGGCCAAACTCAAGGCCCTTACGGGCGCACCGGTCTATATGAATAAAGAGGACCAGGAGCTATACGACTATCTGGATGCACAGGCACAGTGGCTGAACATGCCCACGCCGGATCGTACCGGCATCGATATTCCGGCCAGGGAGGGGGACACGCTGCGTCTGGGTTCGAGCGACTTCCACGTCCTCCACACGCCCGGCCACACCCAGGGCAGCCTCTGCCTGTTCATCCCGGCGGAGAAGAAGCTAATCGCCGGAGACACACTCTTCCGCGATTCCATCGGCCGCACCGACCTGCCTGGAGGCAACGGGCGCCAGATCCTCAGCTCCATCCACACCAAGCTGCTTACCTTGCCGGAGGAGACCCAGGTCATCTGTGGCCATGGCGAGGCAACCACGATCGGCCGCGAGAAACAGCGAAACCCCTTCCTGCGATGA
- a CDS encoding ABC transporter permease — protein sequence MLSKLIRRVRYLFQQDDRDRSLAEEIRSHLDLHTEELVNQGLQPEAAEYTARRHFGNATLVREDARAVWIARWFDEIVQDSKYAFRSLRRQPGFTAVAVLSATLGIGACCTIFGIANFALSPTLHNVAQPESLVSIFQTDKGEPGSTFSYPDLTALRERQRSFTAVGAMFPFVPANFGSGPGARREWGWLVTANYFDILGTRPCLGRTFAAGEDVPGAPPAIIVSYNLWRDRLGGDVSAVGREILFNGHQARLIGVAPAGFRGHEVALTADFWVPLSMLDRIPFPMGGFDVLKDRGSPWFWPVARLRPGLSIGQASADLGILAGQLRAEHPKRWKDRGFHIERAGQLYVAVRRIFSVFFRMLLGVALLALLIACSNIANLLLARGSSRQREIATRLAIGAGRGRLIRQLVTESLILSLLGGVGGLVVAFYGGQMIGRFRLPVSLPIDFTVTLDRNVALFAAVLSVVTGILFGLAPALQATRHDLASTLKAPTSTPSGLRRFGLRNILIVTQVAISAVLLIASSLFLRSLTTARTMDLGMSARDVLFLQIDPAANGYGPTQTRQFFETLANRVSAVPGVRAASYTNLLPLSFITANGLFTTDEQRSDPRATPIDSQAVVIGPKYFETLGIQLLRGRDFGPERPDGEAVVIVNEAFARKAFPGQDPMGRRVYRNSKPFRIVGVAATSKVRTIGEDPEPQVFHAFSQMMKKEDMPMGLTLAVRTNGDPLAWLPAMKEQIASLDRSLPIFDVRTMNSHLRGALLLPRLAALMFGLAGTIGLVIASVGLYGIVSFTVARRTREIGIRMAIGAQRSEVLGMVLRQGMGVTSIGVMVGVLAALPAMRLASSLLYGVAPSDPLTFLMVPMCLLVVAIFSSLTPAYRAAHLDPIATLKHE from the coding sequence ATGCTATCGAAGTTGATCCGGCGCGTGCGCTATCTGTTTCAACAGGACGATCGGGACCGCTCATTGGCCGAAGAAATCCGGTCGCATCTCGACCTTCACACGGAAGAACTGGTAAATCAAGGACTTCAGCCGGAGGCGGCGGAGTATACCGCGCGCCGTCACTTCGGCAACGCCACTCTCGTCCGGGAAGACGCGCGAGCCGTCTGGATTGCGCGCTGGTTTGACGAGATCGTGCAGGACTCCAAGTATGCGTTCCGCAGCCTCCGGCGGCAACCCGGGTTCACCGCGGTGGCAGTTCTATCGGCAACCCTCGGTATCGGTGCCTGTTGCACCATCTTCGGGATCGCCAATTTCGCGCTATCCCCGACTCTTCACAACGTTGCTCAACCGGAGTCCCTGGTTTCCATCTTCCAGACCGACAAGGGCGAACCAGGCTCTACGTTCTCCTACCCGGATCTGACTGCGCTTCGGGAGAGACAGCGGAGTTTTACCGCGGTGGGCGCCATGTTCCCCTTCGTACCGGCGAATTTCGGTTCCGGACCGGGAGCGCGGCGCGAATGGGGGTGGCTGGTCACGGCGAACTACTTCGACATTCTTGGAACACGTCCCTGCCTTGGCCGGACTTTTGCCGCCGGCGAGGACGTTCCAGGCGCCCCACCCGCGATCATTGTTTCCTACAATCTGTGGCGCGACCGGCTCGGCGGCGACGTTTCGGCTGTCGGCCGCGAGATCCTGTTCAACGGGCACCAGGCCAGGCTGATCGGTGTAGCACCCGCTGGATTCCGCGGGCACGAAGTAGCCCTGACAGCGGACTTCTGGGTTCCGCTGTCGATGCTCGACCGCATCCCCTTTCCGATGGGCGGATTCGATGTTCTCAAAGACCGGGGAAGCCCCTGGTTCTGGCCGGTCGCACGACTTCGGCCCGGACTGAGCATCGGCCAGGCCAGCGCCGACTTGGGGATCCTGGCCGGGCAACTTCGCGCCGAACACCCAAAGCGTTGGAAAGATCGCGGCTTCCATATCGAGCGCGCCGGCCAACTCTACGTTGCCGTACGCCGCATCTTCAGTGTGTTCTTTCGAATGCTGCTAGGCGTGGCGCTGCTGGCCCTTCTGATCGCCTGTTCCAACATCGCCAATCTGCTGCTGGCTCGCGGCTCGAGCCGGCAACGGGAGATCGCCACACGGCTCGCGATCGGGGCCGGGCGGGGCCGGCTAATCCGCCAGCTTGTGACCGAGAGCCTGATCCTGAGTCTGCTCGGAGGGGTGGGCGGACTTGTTGTGGCGTTCTATGGGGGCCAGATGATCGGCAGGTTTCGGCTCCCGGTGTCGCTGCCCATCGACTTCACTGTGACGCTGGATCGCAACGTTGCACTGTTCGCGGCCGTTCTCTCGGTTGTCACCGGCATATTATTCGGGCTGGCTCCCGCGCTGCAAGCAACCCGGCATGATCTTGCCTCGACTCTGAAGGCCCCGACTTCGACGCCCTCCGGTCTGCGGCGATTCGGTCTTCGCAACATCCTCATCGTTACCCAAGTCGCCATCTCGGCCGTTCTACTAATCGCCTCCTCGCTATTTCTTCGGAGCCTGACAACCGCTCGAACCATGGATCTCGGTATGAGCGCCCGCGATGTCCTGTTCCTGCAAATCGATCCGGCCGCGAACGGATATGGCCCGACCCAGACGCGTCAGTTCTTCGAGACGCTCGCGAACCGGGTGAGTGCCGTCCCTGGTGTAAGAGCCGCCAGCTACACCAACCTTCTCCCCCTCAGCTTCATCACGGCGAACGGCCTTTTCACCACCGACGAACAACGATCGGATCCACGGGCGACACCCATTGACTCGCAGGCTGTTGTAATCGGCCCGAAGTACTTTGAAACGCTTGGCATTCAGCTCCTGCGCGGTCGGGACTTCGGCCCCGAGCGTCCCGACGGAGAGGCTGTGGTGATCGTGAATGAAGCCTTCGCCCGCAAGGCGTTCCCAGGTCAAGACCCAATGGGCCGCCGCGTGTACCGCAACAGTAAGCCATTTCGCATCGTCGGCGTCGCCGCGACATCGAAGGTGCGCACGATCGGAGAAGATCCGGAACCACAAGTCTTCCACGCGTTCTCACAAATGATGAAGAAGGAAGACATGCCCATGGGGCTCACTCTTGCCGTCCGAACCAATGGCGATCCGTTAGCATGGCTTCCCGCAATGAAAGAGCAAATCGCAAGTCTTGATCGGTCATTGCCCATCTTCGACGTCCGAACGATGAACAGCCATTTGCGTGGTGCGCTTCTACTGCCTCGATTGGCGGCGCTCATGTTCGGCCTGGCGGGCACCATCGGACTGGTGATTGCATCGGTTGGCCTCTATGGCATCGTGAGCTTCACCGTCGCTCGGCGGACCCGGGAGATCGGAATTCGTATGGCGATCGGCGCGCAGCGCAGCGAGGTTCTCGGAATGGTGCTCAGGCAGGGAATGGGCGTCACGTCCATCGGCGTGATGGTTGGCGTCCTGGCCGCTCTTCCCGCGATGCGCTTGGCCTCGAGTCTGCTATACGGCGTGGCCCCATCCGATCCACTAACCTTCCTCATGGTTCCGATGTGCCTTCTGGTAGTTGCCATCTTTTCGTCTTTGACTCCCGCATACAGAGCCGCGCATCTGGACCCCATCGCGACCTTGAAGCACGAGTAG
- a CDS encoding peptidase S10, which yields MIRYLFLTFALGSSLYAQQPAAAPKPPADPPPPVVKHQEITLHGKVLKYTSTAGLMPIKNAAGETEAGIFYVAYTLDGVADTKKRRLTLSFNGGPGSASVWLHMGALGPKRVRMMDNGALPPAPYELETNPATWLDETDLVFIDPVGTGYSRATKPELNKKFSSVNGDIESVGEFIRLYLGRNNRWLSPLFLAGESYGTTRAAGLSGYLVDRGIALNGVLLISTVLNFQTLRFDQGNDLPYPLILPTYTATAWYHKKLPADLQQKDLKTVLHESEQWAAGGYVQALGRGDLLTPDERTAAAKQLAHFTGLSQKYVEQNDLRVEIMKFIRELRREENVMVGRLDSRLSGPGPRETTDSAEFDPSMTAIRPPYTAAFNYYVRSELGYESDLDYYILGGGIARWDWGNENRYADVSESLRSAFAKNPHMKLYVGAGYYDLATPYFAAGYTLNHMKLPAGARENIRVHHYEAGHMYYIDVGQLTALKRDAASFLRWAAQ from the coding sequence ATGATTCGCTATCTTTTCCTTACCTTCGCTCTGGGCAGTTCACTCTATGCGCAGCAACCCGCAGCCGCTCCCAAGCCGCCTGCTGATCCTCCGCCTCCCGTGGTCAAACACCAGGAGATTACTCTCCATGGCAAAGTGCTGAAGTACACCTCCACCGCCGGGCTCATGCCCATCAAGAATGCCGCGGGGGAAACAGAGGCGGGCATCTTCTACGTTGCCTACACGCTGGACGGGGTGGCCGACACCAAGAAACGGCGGCTGACGCTCTCGTTCAATGGCGGCCCCGGCTCCGCGTCGGTCTGGCTGCATATGGGCGCGCTGGGTCCGAAGCGCGTCCGCATGATGGACAACGGCGCGCTTCCGCCGGCCCCTTATGAGTTGGAGACGAACCCGGCCACCTGGCTCGACGAAACCGACCTGGTCTTCATCGACCCTGTCGGAACGGGCTACAGCCGTGCCACCAAGCCCGAATTGAACAAGAAGTTCTCTTCCGTAAATGGCGACATTGAGAGTGTTGGCGAGTTCATCCGCCTCTATCTCGGCCGCAACAACCGCTGGCTCTCACCGCTTTTCCTCGCCGGCGAAAGCTACGGCACTACGCGCGCCGCCGGACTCTCGGGCTATCTCGTTGACCGGGGCATCGCCTTGAACGGCGTTCTGTTGATCTCAACAGTTTTGAACTTCCAGACTCTCCGCTTCGATCAGGGCAACGATTTGCCCTACCCGCTCATTCTGCCCACCTACACGGCCACCGCCTGGTATCACAAGAAACTGCCGGCCGATCTGCAGCAGAAGGACCTCAAGACCGTCCTCCACGAATCCGAGCAGTGGGCCGCGGGTGGATACGTCCAGGCGCTGGGACGCGGCGACCTGCTTACTCCGGACGAGCGTACCGCCGCCGCCAAGCAACTCGCTCATTTCACTGGACTTTCCCAGAAATACGTCGAGCAGAACGACCTGCGCGTCGAGATCATGAAGTTCATCCGCGAACTACGCCGCGAGGAGAACGTGATGGTGGGCCGCCTGGACAGCCGGCTCTCCGGACCGGGCCCGCGCGAAACGACGGACAGCGCCGAGTTCGATCCCAGCATGACCGCTATCCGCCCGCCCTATACCGCCGCGTTCAACTACTACGTGCGCTCCGAGCTAGGCTATGAGAGCGATCTCGACTACTACATCCTGGGCGGAGGCATTGCCCGCTGGGATTGGGGCAATGAAAATCGTTACGCCGACGTCAGCGAGTCCCTGCGTTCCGCTTTCGCCAAGAACCCGCACATGAAGCTTTATGTCGGTGCCGGCTACTACGATCTGGCGACGCCCTATTTCGCCGCCGGCTACACGCTGAACCATATGAAACTGCCCGCCGGAGCCCGCGAGAATATCCGGGTGCATCATTACGAAGCCGGCCACATGTACTACATCGATGTGGGCCAACTGACGGCTCTCAAGCGCGATGCCGCCAGCTTCCTGCGGTGGGCGGCGCAGTGA
- a CDS encoding PHP domain-containing protein yields the protein MIDLHTHTAASDGTDTPAQLIDRAVALGLEALAITDHDTFRGSDEAVPLAAAKGLRFVRGLELSTRQPDEPNPASRSVHVLGYFFGEPAPAFREWLETLRAARRERNRAMAEKLTALGIPVTVEEAEAHGRNITGRPHFARVMRDKGFISSIEEAFQRYLGETGIAYVERQDPSTEDGIRRIVEAGGLASLAHPFRLNKTDPIEEEALIRRFAGAGLGAVEVWHSDHDQSTRDRYIHLARKYGLGMSGGSDYHGDNKPHVLLGRGRNGVNRVPLALLDDLCRRAAHH from the coding sequence GTGATCGATCTGCACACCCACACCGCGGCCAGCGACGGCACGGACACACCCGCACAATTGATTGACCGAGCCGTGGCGCTGGGGCTCGAAGCGCTGGCCATCACGGACCACGACACCTTCCGGGGCTCCGACGAGGCAGTGCCGCTCGCAGCCGCCAAGGGTCTGCGCTTCGTTCGCGGGCTCGAACTTAGCACCCGGCAGCCTGACGAGCCGAACCCGGCCAGCCGTAGCGTCCACGTGCTGGGTTACTTTTTCGGTGAGCCCGCACCAGCGTTCCGCGAATGGCTCGAAACCCTGCGCGCCGCCCGCCGCGAACGAAACCGCGCGATGGCCGAGAAGCTCACGGCGCTGGGCATACCCGTCACGGTGGAAGAGGCGGAGGCCCACGGGCGCAACATCACCGGCCGCCCGCACTTCGCCAGGGTCATGCGCGACAAAGGCTTCATCTCGTCCATTGAAGAGGCGTTCCAGCGGTACCTGGGCGAGACGGGCATCGCGTATGTCGAGAGGCAGGATCCTAGCACGGAGGACGGCATCCGCCGCATCGTCGAGGCAGGTGGACTGGCGAGCCTGGCTCACCCTTTTCGCCTCAACAAGACTGACCCGATTGAGGAAGAGGCCCTCATCCGCCGTTTCGCCGGCGCAGGCCTGGGCGCCGTCGAGGTCTGGCACTCCGATCACGACCAGAGCACACGGGACCGCTATATCCATCTGGCTCGCAAATACGGCCTAGGCATGTCGGGCGGCTCAGACTACCACGGCGACAACAAGCCGCACGTGCTGCTGGGCCGCGGCAGGAATGGCGTCAATCGCGTGCCGCTAGCCCTGTTGGACGACCTCTGCCGCCGCGCCGCCCACCACTAG
- a CDS encoding carbohydrate-binding family 9-like protein, with protein MKLSLLATLMMFSTVAQTPQVSLSKRLKSDTTLNVDPDSALWKSAPAVFSENSAKGLPTPGHRTEFRSRWTDKNLYFLFICPYKDLYLINPPVTDKETNKLWEHDAAEIFIGADFEKIWQYREYQVSPQAEWVDLDIDRKEPKPEGGWRWNSGFTVAAHIDKEKKIWYGAMRIPIASITDKPVKPGFDFRVNYYRFQGPPPVRANIAWQPTGPTGNHHIPEAFGLLRLEK; from the coding sequence ATGAAACTCTCGTTGCTCGCTACCCTTATGATGTTCTCCACCGTCGCCCAGACTCCGCAAGTCTCTCTCAGCAAGCGGTTGAAGTCCGACACCACGCTCAACGTCGATCCCGACTCCGCCCTGTGGAAGTCCGCTCCAGCCGTCTTCAGCGAAAACAGTGCCAAAGGCCTGCCCACGCCCGGCCATCGCACGGAGTTCCGGTCCCGCTGGACCGACAAGAACCTCTACTTCCTCTTCATTTGTCCCTACAAGGACCTCTATCTCATCAACCCACCCGTCACCGACAAGGAGACGAACAAGCTGTGGGAGCATGATGCCGCCGAGATCTTCATTGGCGCCGACTTCGAGAAGATCTGGCAGTATCGCGAGTACCAGGTGTCGCCGCAGGCTGAATGGGTGGACCTCGACATCGACAGGAAGGAACCCAAGCCGGAAGGCGGTTGGCGCTGGAACTCGGGCTTCACTGTCGCGGCGCACATCGATAAGGAAAAGAAGATCTGGTACGGGGCGATGAGGATCCCGATTGCCTCCATCACCGATAAGCCCGTCAAGCCCGGCTTCGATTTCCGCGTGAACTACTATCGTTTCCAGGGCCCGCCGCCCGTCCGCGCGAATATTGCCTGGCAGCCCACGGGCCCCACCGGCAATCATCACATCCCCGAGGCCTTCGGTCTGCTGCGTCTGGAGAAGTAG
- a CDS encoding glycine cleavage T C-terminal barrel domain-containing protein, which produces MSTPGYQALREGAAILDLSARGRIRASGEDRKRLLHAMTTNHVQQLEPGQTIYAFFLNAQGRIQADVWIHAEEDFLLLDVEPEVREKVFAHLDKFIIADDVTLEDVTALTAEIAVEGPNAVAMPKRGVVLDASVTGQPAFRMVVPVEELAPLLQQLQAAGGVPASTEEVRAVRLENGVPRFGEDITDGNLVQESQQLQAVNFNKGCYLGQEIVERVRSRGQVNRLLTRLRIEGSTVPPAGEKVMAGDQEAGAVTSAAYSPAEGCVRALAYLRAKFIVPGAGLVVGGAAAEVVQQG; this is translated from the coding sequence ATGTCGACTCCCGGATATCAGGCGCTGCGAGAGGGCGCCGCCATTCTCGACCTCTCGGCTCGCGGACGCATTCGCGCCAGTGGAGAAGACCGCAAGCGCCTGCTGCACGCAATGACGACGAACCATGTGCAGCAACTGGAGCCAGGGCAGACCATCTATGCGTTCTTCCTGAACGCTCAGGGGCGTATCCAGGCCGATGTCTGGATCCACGCCGAAGAGGACTTCCTGCTACTGGATGTAGAGCCGGAGGTTCGCGAGAAGGTTTTTGCGCATCTCGACAAATTCATCATCGCCGACGATGTGACATTGGAGGATGTGACGGCCCTGACCGCGGAGATCGCCGTGGAAGGGCCCAACGCCGTGGCGATGCCGAAGCGAGGTGTCGTGCTGGACGCGAGTGTCACCGGGCAGCCGGCGTTCCGGATGGTGGTTCCGGTGGAAGAACTGGCCCCGCTCCTCCAACAGTTGCAGGCAGCGGGTGGCGTGCCGGCCTCTACCGAAGAAGTCCGGGCCGTCCGCCTGGAGAATGGCGTGCCTCGCTTTGGTGAGGACATCACAGATGGCAATCTGGTGCAGGAGTCGCAACAGTTGCAGGCAGTCAATTTCAACAAAGGCTGCTACCTGGGCCAGGAGATCGTCGAGCGGGTGCGCTCGCGGGGGCAGGTGAATCGCCTGCTCACGCGCTTGCGCATCGAAGGCTCCACGGTTCCACCCGCTGGCGAGAAAGTAATGGCGGGCGACCAGGAAGCGGGCGCCGTGACCTCGGCGGCCTATTCGCCGGCCGAGGGGTGCGTCCGCGCCTTGGCGTACTTGCGTGCGAAGTTCATCGTGCCCGGCGCCGGCCTAGTGGTGGGCGGCGCGGCGGCAGAGGTCGTCCAACAGGGCTAG
- a CDS encoding patatin-like phospholipase family protein → MENQVDWDNTPAPLHKVLAEEFTALGIPVQPGGGNEADGLRDVYAQLHNTGRRLSALCISGGGIRSATFALGAIQGLAEAGLLTQFDYLSTVSGGGYIGSWLTAWIKRAQGINNVIPRLTGTTETNDDPCDDAGAHPGTVQPDPIGHLRDYNNYLTPKMGLGSADTWSMIAIVLRNLLLNWLVFIPMLMLVVMMPRLLLAFLQVSPPSEGTFVTPYGQPHLWVLGVAAVLFVYSGYQKLLDLPSIGHVNATQNQFLLKCLAPLCLSGLLTMIGLWWGIGGPATQPTFWTITRFMLLLTSVCLALYLLRSLWRKELPVSGGWRALNFTLAVLLGGMASGAAIYLLGRDLLAAAIRDGNPTLYITFGPPLIMATMLIGDILLVGFGSRTLESEDLEWLARSSGFKLSSSMAWMILCGLTLIAPHYVFALGGWAQSALSSLGGVSGLITALAGNSARTVGKPDDKHSAGLASRAMELAAKVTLPLFVVSLIIALSIVLDVIVDQLNFAPFGYWQHTQILTNTPFLSLLGLTAAIALFCSVMGRFVDINKFSLHGMYRFRLIRAYLAASNPDLDNLRFTGFNDSDDLRMHEFRGQRPLHVVNTALNLASGSRLDWQQRKAASFTISPYHAGSADVGYRDASRYCGGIRLGTAMTISGAAASPNMGYHTSSLVAFTMMLFNARLGAWLGNPGVPGQKTWAFKGPRFAVAPMMSEALSRTNENGPYVYLSDGGHFENLALYEMIRRRCSPIVVLDSGCDRNYTYEDLGNALRKIRIDLKIPIEFSDTQLSPLIEKQRRCAVAAIRYSCVDAGARDGLLVYFKPMVRHTESPDVLSYSASSAAFPHESTSDQWFTEAQTESYRALGMQTIREAALGFPGGTLAEFADFLSGRRGAAA, encoded by the coding sequence ATGGAGAATCAGGTCGACTGGGACAACACGCCGGCTCCGCTCCACAAGGTGCTGGCGGAGGAATTCACGGCGCTGGGCATACCCGTGCAGCCGGGTGGCGGCAACGAGGCGGACGGCTTGCGTGACGTCTATGCGCAGCTCCACAACACAGGAAGGCGCCTCTCCGCCCTCTGCATTTCCGGAGGCGGCATCCGGAGCGCCACCTTCGCTCTGGGCGCCATCCAAGGCTTGGCCGAGGCGGGTCTGCTGACCCAGTTCGATTACCTCTCCACGGTCTCCGGCGGTGGTTACATCGGAAGCTGGCTCACTGCCTGGATCAAGCGCGCCCAGGGCATCAACAACGTGATTCCGAGGCTGACTGGTACCACCGAGACGAACGACGATCCCTGCGACGATGCCGGAGCACATCCGGGCACCGTCCAACCGGACCCGATCGGCCACCTGAGGGACTACAACAATTACCTCACCCCCAAAATGGGCCTGGGCTCCGCCGACACCTGGAGCATGATCGCCATCGTCCTGCGCAATCTCCTGCTCAACTGGCTGGTATTCATCCCGATGTTGATGCTGGTGGTGATGATGCCCCGGTTGCTGCTGGCGTTTCTACAGGTATCCCCGCCGTCCGAGGGCACGTTCGTCACGCCGTACGGACAACCTCACCTGTGGGTGCTGGGTGTCGCCGCTGTATTGTTCGTTTACTCCGGCTATCAGAAACTGCTGGACCTGCCCAGCATCGGCCATGTGAATGCGACGCAGAACCAGTTCCTGCTTAAATGCCTGGCGCCACTGTGCCTCAGTGGTCTTCTGACGATGATTGGCCTCTGGTGGGGTATTGGCGGTCCGGCGACACAGCCCACCTTCTGGACCATCACACGCTTCATGTTGCTGCTGACCAGTGTCTGCCTGGCGCTGTACCTGCTGCGTTCGCTGTGGCGCAAGGAATTGCCGGTGAGTGGGGGCTGGCGTGCCCTCAACTTCACACTGGCGGTGCTGCTGGGCGGCATGGCCTCAGGCGCCGCTATCTACCTGCTAGGCCGGGATCTGTTGGCTGCCGCCATCCGTGATGGCAATCCCACGCTCTACATCACCTTTGGCCCACCGCTGATCATGGCCACAATGCTGATTGGGGACATCCTGCTGGTCGGTTTTGGCAGCCGCACGCTGGAGTCGGAGGACCTGGAGTGGCTGGCGCGCTCCAGCGGGTTCAAGCTCAGCAGCAGCATGGCCTGGATGATCCTATGTGGTCTCACGCTCATCGCGCCGCACTACGTGTTCGCGTTGGGCGGTTGGGCGCAGTCGGCGCTCAGTTCCCTGGGCGGGGTCAGCGGATTGATCACGGCGCTGGCGGGCAATAGCGCCCGGACGGTGGGTAAGCCCGACGACAAGCACTCCGCCGGACTGGCTTCGCGGGCCATGGAACTGGCAGCCAAGGTCACCTTGCCCCTGTTTGTGGTCTCCCTCATCATTGCCCTGTCGATCGTGCTGGACGTGATCGTCGACCAGTTGAATTTCGCACCGTTCGGGTATTGGCAGCACACGCAGATTCTGACCAACACGCCCTTCCTCTCGCTCCTGGGCCTCACAGCGGCCATTGCGTTGTTTTGCTCGGTGATGGGCCGTTTCGTCGACATTAACAAGTTCTCCCTCCACGGGATGTACCGCTTTCGCCTGATTCGCGCCTATCTCGCTGCGTCGAACCCCGACCTCGACAACTTGCGTTTCACGGGTTTCAACGACTCCGACGACCTAAGGATGCATGAGTTTCGCGGCCAACGCCCGCTGCATGTCGTCAATACGGCGCTGAATCTGGCCTCCGGCAGCCGGCTGGACTGGCAGCAGCGGAAAGCAGCCAGCTTCACAATCTCGCCCTATCACGCGGGTAGCGCCGACGTGGGTTACCGGGATGCCAGCCGCTACTGCGGAGGCATCCGCCTGGGTACCGCCATGACCATCTCAGGGGCCGCGGCCAGCCCAAACATGGGGTACCACACCTCATCCCTGGTCGCGTTCACCATGATGCTATTCAATGCGCGGCTGGGCGCCTGGCTGGGCAACCCCGGCGTGCCCGGCCAGAAGACCTGGGCCTTCAAGGGGCCCCGTTTCGCCGTCGCCCCGATGATGAGTGAAGCGCTCAGCCGCACGAACGAGAACGGACCCTATGTCTACCTCTCCGATGGCGGCCATTTCGAAAACCTGGCGCTCTATGAGATGATCCGCCGGCGCTGTTCGCCCATCGTCGTGCTGGACTCCGGCTGTGACCGCAACTACACCTATGAAGACCTGGGCAATGCACTGCGCAAGATCCGCATCGACCTGAAGATCCCCATCGAATTCTCCGACACGCAGCTTAGCCCGCTCATCGAGAAACAGCGCCGCTGCGCCGTGGCCGCCATCCGCTACTCCTGCGTCGACGCCGGTGCGCGCGACGGGCTGCTGGTCTACTTCAAGCCGATGGTGCGCCACACGGAGTCGCCTGACGTGCTGAGTTATTCGGCTAGCAGCGCCGCGTTCCCTCATGAGTCCACCAGCGACCAGTGGTTCACTGAGGCGCAGACCGAAAGCTATCGGGCGCTGGGCATGCAGACGATCAGGGAAGCCGCTCTCGGATTTCCGGGGGGCACGCTGGCGGAGTTCGCCGATTTTCTCAGCGGACGTCGAGGCGCGGCCGCCTGA
- a CDS encoding PadR family transcriptional regulator: MGKNSDLLAGTLDMLVLSSLRHGRMHGYGIARFLQQISDDFFQVEEGSLYPALQRLDLNGLIEGEWSVTPTNRRARFYRLTPAGLKRLQAETERYRNMTLAITKVLGTA, from the coding sequence ATGGGAAAGAACAGCGATCTGCTCGCTGGAACGCTCGACATGCTGGTCCTCAGCTCGCTTCGGCACGGGCGAATGCACGGTTACGGCATCGCACGATTTCTGCAGCAGATCAGCGACGATTTCTTTCAGGTGGAGGAAGGGTCGCTCTATCCCGCTCTCCAGCGGCTCGACCTGAACGGGTTGATCGAGGGCGAATGGAGCGTAACACCCACCAACCGGCGTGCCCGCTTCTATCGCCTGACTCCTGCGGGGCTGAAACGCCTTCAGGCGGAAACTGAACGCTATCGAAACATGACCCTGGCCATCACCAAGGTCCTGGGGACTGCGTAA